In the Halodesulfovibrio sp. genome, one interval contains:
- a CDS encoding methyl-accepting chemotaxis protein, whose protein sequence is MQFKSLKMKLLILISGCSILFIGSLLAVTINFTRTAAVESARVMTEDAAHKQALLVKQEFDEAFAVARTFALAIEGTKKYLQTPDREHVSEVMKQIAVKQNKLYGVWLATEPMLFDGKDAQYKNGGRFNHSDGRFVPYWSKASGTATLDACTDLNGAWYTFSRNTREESVTNVTEYTNTSGSKYSVSSMTIPVIVNNKVIGVAGADLSTDFLKGIVNNINAFNGHCQMALIASDGTIQAFTNKPNLLGTPYSDVVEGGSALFQRALGGESVVNETDDTLRVAIPVTLGNAKKNWVVSVSVPMDIVLADANKLTQTLLLTGFVGLLIALAGIFYLVKLITRPIIDTSSVISKIAEGDLSVRCNPKGQDEIAEMQNAVNSMAGTLQTNMEDIQKNMQEVELRSKEAEQATARAEEAQEEAVKAHRNGQLAAAEQLEVLVSDLTSVSSELDTQISTTAQGVEQQDSRNSETATAMEEMNSTILEVSRNASEAAESVDIVYQEAQSGLEVVGKSVSTIQNVYSLSEHLKKEMGELGEQVESISDILNVITDIADQTNLLALNAAIEAARAGDAGRGFAVVADEVRKLAENTMEATSRVGTAIQTIQSGTQQNIDAMTNTASAVEEATKFVTESGDAFDRIVSKVTPATDQVRAIATAAEQQSAASEEITHAIDEISQISTVTAEKMQQAETSVHTLGDVSESLKKMMHTLQQG, encoded by the coding sequence ATGCAGTTTAAATCGCTTAAGATGAAACTCCTAATCCTTATATCAGGATGTTCCATTCTGTTCATAGGCTCATTGCTGGCTGTGACGATTAATTTTACTCGCACAGCAGCTGTTGAATCAGCTCGAGTCATGACAGAAGATGCTGCACACAAACAAGCATTGCTTGTGAAACAAGAATTTGATGAAGCCTTTGCTGTTGCACGCACATTTGCACTCGCCATTGAAGGTACAAAAAAATATTTACAGACTCCTGACCGTGAGCATGTTTCTGAAGTCATGAAGCAAATTGCGGTTAAGCAAAACAAACTTTACGGGGTATGGTTAGCAACGGAGCCGATGCTATTCGACGGAAAAGACGCGCAGTATAAAAATGGTGGAAGATTCAACCATTCTGACGGAAGATTTGTTCCTTACTGGAGTAAAGCAAGTGGTACTGCAACACTTGATGCATGTACTGACCTGAATGGTGCATGGTACACATTTAGCCGCAATACTCGTGAAGAATCAGTCACAAACGTCACTGAATACACGAACACCTCCGGTAGTAAGTACAGTGTTTCCAGTATGACAATTCCAGTTATTGTTAATAATAAAGTAATTGGTGTTGCAGGTGCTGACCTCTCAACCGACTTTCTCAAAGGCATCGTCAACAACATTAATGCATTTAACGGCCATTGCCAGATGGCTCTTATTGCTTCAGACGGTACTATCCAAGCATTTACCAACAAGCCTAATCTTCTCGGCACACCATATTCAGATGTTGTTGAAGGCGGCTCAGCCTTGTTCCAACGTGCTCTCGGTGGTGAATCCGTCGTAAACGAGACAGACGATACACTTCGCGTAGCAATCCCTGTTACACTGGGTAATGCAAAAAAGAACTGGGTTGTTTCTGTGTCTGTCCCAATGGACATCGTACTCGCAGATGCTAACAAACTTACCCAGACCCTGTTACTCACAGGTTTTGTCGGCTTACTCATAGCGCTTGCAGGCATATTCTACCTTGTGAAATTAATTACACGCCCGATTATCGATACTTCCTCAGTTATTTCGAAAATTGCAGAAGGTGACCTGAGCGTTCGCTGCAACCCGAAAGGGCAAGATGAAATTGCAGAAATGCAAAATGCAGTAAACAGCATGGCTGGAACCTTGCAGACGAATATGGAAGATATTCAAAAGAACATGCAAGAAGTTGAACTTCGGTCAAAAGAAGCCGAACAGGCAACAGCTCGTGCTGAAGAAGCTCAGGAAGAGGCTGTAAAAGCACACCGCAATGGACAGCTTGCAGCCGCAGAGCAGCTTGAAGTTCTCGTAAGCGACCTTACATCCGTTTCCAGTGAACTTGATACACAGATTAGCACTACTGCCCAAGGCGTTGAGCAGCAGGATTCTCGCAACAGCGAGACAGCAACTGCTATGGAAGAAATGAACAGCACAATCCTTGAAGTGTCCCGTAATGCATCTGAAGCTGCTGAAAGTGTGGATATTGTATATCAAGAAGCACAGTCAGGCTTAGAAGTCGTTGGAAAATCTGTTTCAACAATTCAAAATGTATATTCCCTGAGTGAACATCTCAAAAAAGAGATGGGAGAACTTGGAGAACAAGTTGAATCTATCAGCGACATTCTTAATGTAATTACTGACATTGCAGACCAAACAAACTTACTGGCATTGAACGCGGCGATTGAAGCTGCCCGTGCCGGTGATGCAGGACGCGGTTTCGCCGTTGTTGCAGATGAAGTGCGAAAGCTTGCTGAAAACACCATGGAAGCAACCAGCCGGGTTGGCACTGCCATCCAGACAATTCAATCTGGAACTCAGCAAAATATTGACGCAATGACAAACACCGCCAGTGCAGTTGAAGAAGCAACCAAGTTTGTAACTGAATCCGGTGATGCTTTTGACCGCATCGTTTCCAAGGTAACACCGGCAACAGATCAGGTTAGAGCTATTGCAACCGCTGCGGAACAGCAATCTGCTGCCAGTGAAGAGATCACCCATGCGATTGATGAAATCAGCCAGATTTCTACCGTCACTGCGGAAAAAATGCAGCAGGCGGAAACGTCAGTTCACACACTTGGTGATGTATCTGAATCTCTCAAAAAAATGATGCATACCTTGCAGCAAGGGTAA
- a CDS encoding methyl-accepting chemotaxis protein, which translates to MQFKSLKVKLLLIISGCSILFIGVLLAVSINFTRTAAIKTARVLALEAAKEQALLIKQQFNDAFTTARTLAQTIEGLKQANATPNREEVLQVMKQIAVKNSELYGVWLGTEPMLFDGKDSQYRNDKKTSNSIGQFIPYWNKPSGQLTLMPCGDMSGSWYTASRDSREDVVTNVSEYTSPEGEKYYVSSLSAPIIVNNTVIGVAGVDLSVGFLKNIVNNVTAFNGHCAVGLIGHDGILQAVTNRPNLFGTRYADVVEGGNQLLQRAARGETVVSELDDTLRVVVPLSLGKAKEKWAISLSVPMDVVFAKANSLTQTLLITGIAGLLVALAGIFYLVRVITRPIIETSSVISKIAEGDLTVRCHPKGQDEIAEMQNAVNTMASTLKENLDDLDTNMKEVQLRSEEAEKATAIAEEAQQETLKARRAGQLAVADQLKTLVEDLTSVSEDLHNQIGTTADGVKQQDSRNSETATAMEEMNSTILEVSRNASEAANSVDSVYQEAQSGLEVVEQSVTTIQNVHALSEHLKNEMGELGTQVESISDILNVISDIADQTNLLALNAAIEAARAGDAGRGFAVVADEVRKLAENTMEATSRVGTAIQTIQSGTQQNIDAMTNTAQAVEEATQYVTESGNAFGRIVTKVTPATDQVRAIATAAEQQSAASEEITQAVDEISHISNITAENMHMAETSVNNLGNVSESLTTMMEKLYKG; encoded by the coding sequence ATGCAGTTTAAATCCCTGAAAGTAAAACTTCTTCTAATAATTTCAGGTTGTTCGATTTTATTTATTGGAGTCTTACTTGCTGTTTCTATCAATTTTACACGCACAGCTGCAATTAAAACAGCACGTGTTCTGGCGCTGGAAGCCGCAAAAGAACAAGCGCTGCTAATTAAACAACAATTCAATGACGCCTTTACAACCGCACGCACACTGGCTCAAACCATCGAGGGGCTAAAGCAAGCCAACGCCACCCCTAACCGCGAAGAAGTTTTGCAGGTCATGAAACAAATCGCAGTAAAAAACAGCGAACTATACGGAGTGTGGTTAGGTACTGAGCCTATGCTTTTTGATGGAAAAGATAGCCAGTATAGAAACGATAAAAAGACAAGCAACAGTATTGGTCAGTTCATCCCGTACTGGAATAAACCATCTGGTCAGCTAACCCTTATGCCGTGTGGGGATATGAGTGGAAGTTGGTACACGGCAAGCCGAGACTCACGCGAAGATGTAGTTACTAATGTCTCAGAATATACAAGCCCCGAAGGTGAAAAATATTACGTATCTAGTCTTTCTGCACCAATCATCGTTAATAATACGGTAATTGGTGTTGCTGGTGTTGATCTATCCGTTGGTTTCTTAAAAAACATTGTAAACAATGTTACTGCATTTAATGGACATTGTGCTGTTGGATTAATAGGACATGACGGAATCCTACAAGCCGTCACCAACAGGCCTAATTTATTTGGAACTCGATACGCCGACGTAGTCGAAGGCGGCAACCAGCTTCTTCAACGCGCCGCACGCGGTGAAACTGTTGTAAGTGAACTTGACGACACATTACGTGTTGTCGTTCCGTTGTCACTTGGCAAGGCTAAAGAAAAGTGGGCTATTTCTCTATCAGTTCCAATGGACGTTGTTTTTGCCAAGGCAAACAGTCTGACTCAAACCCTTCTTATCACAGGGATCGCAGGGCTTCTTGTTGCCCTTGCAGGCATATTCTACCTCGTTCGCGTTATCACCCGCCCTATCATCGAGACTTCCTCCGTTATTTCTAAAATTGCAGAAGGTGACTTGACTGTTCGTTGTCATCCAAAAGGACAGGATGAAATTGCAGAAATGCAAAATGCTGTGAACACAATGGCAAGTACACTGAAAGAAAATCTGGATGATTTAGATACGAACATGAAAGAGGTTCAGCTACGTTCAGAAGAAGCAGAAAAAGCAACTGCAATAGCAGAAGAAGCGCAGCAAGAAACCCTGAAAGCTCGCCGAGCAGGTCAGCTTGCTGTGGCAGATCAGCTTAAAACTCTTGTTGAAGATTTAACATCGGTTTCTGAAGACTTGCACAACCAAATTGGCACTACTGCGGATGGTGTTAAACAGCAGGATAGCCGAAACAGCGAAACTGCTACAGCCATGGAAGAAATGAACAGTACCATTCTGGAAGTCTCACGAAATGCTTCTGAGGCTGCAAACAGTGTTGATTCTGTGTATCAAGAAGCTCAATCAGGTCTGGAAGTTGTAGAGCAATCTGTAACAACCATCCAAAATGTACACGCATTAAGTGAGCATCTTAAAAATGAAATGGGCGAGCTTGGAACGCAAGTTGAGTCTATCAGTGATATTCTGAATGTCATCAGCGACATTGCAGACCAGACAAACCTGCTAGCATTGAACGCCGCTATTGAAGCAGCCCGTGCAGGTGATGCAGGACGAGGTTTCGCAGTTGTTGCAGATGAGGTCAGAAAGCTTGCGGAAAACACCATGGAAGCCACAAGCCGTGTTGGTACTGCTATCCAGACAATCCAGTCTGGCACACAGCAGAACATTGATGCCATGACAAACACTGCTCAAGCTGTTGAGGAAGCGACTCAATATGTAACGGAATCCGGCAACGCCTTTGGTCGCATTGTCACAAAAGTTACACCGGCAACCGATCAGGTACGAGCCATTGCAACTGCTGCCGAGCAGCAATCCGCAGCCAGTGAGGAAATCACACAGGCAGTGGATGAAATCAGCCATATCTCGAATATAACAGCTGAAAACATGCACATGGCAGAAACATCTGTAAACAATCTCGGCAATGTTTCTGAGTCCCTCACAACCATGATGGAAAAACTATACAAAGGATAA
- a CDS encoding PLP-dependent aminotransferase family protein, which translates to MPSVLKDYKYQSLESYLLDMIDSGRFNVGDKLPSLRGIAQKMGVSLATVTHAYMELEKKGIIEARPRSGYYVRQKAAFLPIPDSPMHDVQMGKLSRTQLIQTVLGIVGEKDMLPFGCICADNSLLPHKALARIMNSVLRTCGQDVMGYESIQGNQLLRNQIGWRMQEYDCQVTGNDVLVTFGAMEALYIALRTTTRPGDNVVIQSPTYFCFLQLLENLGLRAIEVASSPTHGVSPRDLDRAFSRFDIAACILAPNFNNPDGALIPDDAKQEIVELCDSYKIPLIEDDVSGDLYCDLDRRPRPLKSYDTTGNVIHCSSFSKTISPGFRLGYMIPGKKLDKALDIKATTNVSCSTPTQLTLGTYLKEGLYERHLRKLRTAVRSQRAMMQQLLPEYFPEGTRATQPKGGCVLWVELPKQVDGTKLFFDVKKHRISIAPGAIFSTSESFTNFIRLSCVGFWNEEMRAGLETIGRLACEQVESGK; encoded by the coding sequence ATGCCGTCAGTTTTAAAGGACTATAAATACCAGAGTCTGGAGTCGTATTTGCTTGATATGATCGATTCCGGCAGATTTAATGTAGGTGATAAGCTTCCGTCATTGCGTGGGATTGCGCAAAAAATGGGTGTGTCATTGGCAACTGTAACGCATGCCTATATGGAGTTAGAGAAAAAAGGGATAATAGAGGCGCGACCGCGTTCTGGATATTACGTGCGACAAAAAGCAGCTTTTTTACCGATTCCAGACTCGCCGATGCATGATGTTCAGATGGGTAAGCTTAGCAGAACGCAACTTATACAGACTGTACTCGGGATTGTCGGTGAAAAGGATATGCTGCCGTTTGGATGCATTTGCGCTGACAATTCACTTCTCCCGCATAAGGCATTAGCCAGAATAATGAATTCTGTTTTGCGCACATGCGGGCAGGATGTAATGGGATATGAATCTATTCAGGGCAATCAGCTGCTACGTAATCAGATAGGATGGCGTATGCAGGAATATGATTGTCAGGTAACTGGTAACGATGTGCTGGTCACATTTGGGGCAATGGAAGCACTATACATTGCACTCAGGACTACGACCCGCCCTGGAGACAATGTTGTTATCCAGTCGCCGACGTATTTTTGTTTTTTACAGTTGCTGGAAAACTTAGGGTTGCGCGCAATTGAAGTTGCTTCCAGCCCGACGCATGGTGTCTCCCCGCGGGATCTTGATAGAGCCTTTTCGCGTTTTGATATAGCTGCCTGTATTCTTGCACCAAACTTCAATAATCCTGATGGTGCTCTTATTCCAGATGACGCAAAGCAGGAAATTGTTGAGCTTTGTGATTCGTACAAGATTCCGTTGATAGAGGATGATGTTTCGGGAGACTTGTATTGTGATCTGGACAGACGACCCCGCCCGTTAAAATCATATGATACAACAGGGAATGTGATCCACTGTTCGTCTTTTTCAAAGACTATCTCCCCGGGCTTCAGGTTAGGGTATATGATTCCGGGTAAAAAACTGGACAAGGCGTTAGATATTAAAGCAACGACTAATGTGTCCTGTTCTACCCCTACACAACTGACTCTCGGAACATATTTAAAAGAGGGGCTGTACGAACGACATCTGCGCAAACTGCGGACAGCTGTGCGTAGCCAGCGGGCAATGATGCAGCAGCTTTTACCGGAATATTTTCCAGAAGGAACCAGAGCTACTCAACCTAAGGGCGGTTGTGTGCTGTGGGTTGAGTTGCCGAAACAGGTGGATGGGACGAAGCTGTTTTTTGATGTGAAAAAGCACAGGATAAGCATCGCACCGGGTGCTATATTTTCGACAAGTGAAAGTTTTACGAATTTTATTCGCTTATCGTGTGTGGGTTTTTGGAATGAAGAAATGCGTGCAGGCTTGGAAACTATCGGGCGGCTTGCTTGTGAACAAGTGGAAAGCGGGAAGTGA